A window of the Negativicutes bacterium genome harbors these coding sequences:
- a CDS encoding kinase/pyrophosphorylase, which translates to MARTVNKIIFVLSDSFGETAERVVLACLAQFPQTNNLDIRLVNNLTDRETIDRVLLEAKQAGSFVVYTIVLEDLRSYVVERARLLEVTAIDIMGPVLQSIEKLTGERPRYQPGLMHRLDEDYFKKMEAVEFAVKYDDGKDPRGFLRADIVLLGVSRTSKTPLSMYLANKRYCVANLPIVPEVRPPKELKLISKGKIIGLTISPEKLVEVRKERLRTLGLMGQAHYALPERIEQELAYANQLYRELDCHTIDVTHRAIEETATRVIEWIEAQKKEI; encoded by the coding sequence ATGGCGCGAACCGTCAATAAAATAATTTTCGTTTTATCCGATTCTTTTGGTGAAACAGCAGAGAGAGTTGTCCTGGCCTGTTTGGCTCAGTTCCCGCAAACCAATAACTTGGATATACGGCTTGTCAACAATTTAACGGACCGCGAAACTATCGACCGCGTGCTCCTGGAAGCCAAACAAGCCGGTTCGTTTGTGGTTTATACTATTGTCCTGGAGGATCTGCGCAGCTATGTGGTGGAGCGTGCCAGGCTGCTCGAGGTGACAGCCATCGATATTATGGGACCCGTTTTACAGTCGATTGAAAAATTAACCGGGGAACGTCCCCGTTATCAGCCCGGTCTGATGCATCGTTTGGATGAGGATTACTTTAAAAAAATGGAAGCAGTGGAATTTGCGGTGAAATACGATGACGGCAAGGATCCCAGAGGCTTTTTGCGGGCGGATATTGTTTTGCTTGGCGTTTCCCGTACCTCAAAGACGCCTTTATCGATGTATCTGGCCAATAAAAGATACTGCGTGGCCAATCTGCCGATTGTGCCGGAAGTGCGCCCACCCAAAGAATTGAAATTGATCAGCAAAGGGAAGATCATTGGTTTAACCATTTCGCCGGAGAAACTGGTTGAAGTACGCAAGGAACGTCTGAGAACGTTGGGATTGATGGGGCAGGCCCACTATGCCCTACCCGAGCGTATCGAGCAGGAACTGGCCTATGCCAATCAGCTCTACCGGGAGCTCGATTGCCATACAATTGATGTGACACACAGAGCAATCGAAGAAACAGCAACCAGAGTGATCGAATGGATAGAAGCACAGAAAAAAGAAATCTAG
- a CDS encoding CBS domain-containing protein — translation MQLTERQDRLVSMLRNDGPLTAEEIARRMEMKKTTLRPDLTFLVRSGILSAKPKVGYYFTGLSYPANQRNVSALRVRDILGPAVVVRENSCVYDAVVTIFLENADMLFVVDEKDLLVGAISRNDLLKSTMGGGDLNKLPIGMVMTRLNQLIAVFEEDTVFLAVKKLIEYETDALPVVRAADKDLKRSWKVVGMISKTIATRLLADSMETEQGHYRKAEEEA, via the coding sequence ATGCAACTGACAGAGAGGCAGGATCGTTTGGTCTCCATGTTGCGCAACGATGGCCCCTTAACCGCCGAGGAAATCGCCCGACGGATGGAAATGAAAAAAACAACACTGCGGCCCGACTTAACATTTCTGGTGCGGTCCGGTATTTTAAGTGCGAAACCGAAGGTCGGTTACTATTTTACAGGTCTGAGTTATCCCGCTAATCAACGTAATGTCAGTGCTTTGCGTGTGCGCGACATCCTGGGTCCTGCCGTCGTCGTGCGCGAGAATAGCTGTGTTTATGATGCCGTCGTTACTATTTTTTTGGAAAACGCGGATATGCTGTTTGTCGTCGATGAAAAGGATCTCTTAGTGGGAGCAATTTCACGCAATGATCTGCTGAAATCGACCATGGGCGGCGGTGATTTAAATAAACTGCCAATTGGTATGGTGATGACACGCCTCAATCAACTGATTGCTGTTTTTGAAGAAGATACGGTTTTCCTGGCCGTGAAAAAACTGATTGAATATGAAACCGATGCTCTGCCTGTGGTCAGAGCTGCCGATAAAGATTTGAAACGCTCCTGGAAAGTAGTCGGTATGATTTCAAAAACGATTGCTACCCGTTTGCTCGCAGATTCTATGGAAACGGAACAGGGTCATTATCGTAAAGCGGAGGAGGAAGCATAA
- a CDS encoding DUF4342 domain-containing protein, with product MEEMNKQEITLEKIDLVRERMNISYKEAREALDASNGDLVGALVHLEEKKKGKRTHRVEKQTAAADQWKEEIVARGSDVIDKIKALLAEGNASKIRIRQGDKVILEIPVTLGSAGVILLPQLAAIGAIAALFAQVTIEVERPKKNAEPCADQKCAEKVTEAKMNGVPEEESCTSDCKEEAVSPEAKKPE from the coding sequence ATGGAAGAAATGAACAAACAGGAAATCACATTGGAGAAAATTGATCTGGTGCGTGAACGGATGAATATCAGCTATAAAGAAGCCCGGGAAGCACTGGATGCCAGCAACGGGGATTTAGTCGGGGCTCTCGTTCATCTGGAAGAAAAGAAAAAAGGGAAAAGAACACACCGGGTGGAAAAACAAACCGCAGCAGCCGATCAATGGAAAGAAGAAATTGTCGCCCGCGGCAGTGACGTGATTGATAAAATCAAAGCATTGTTGGCCGAAGGCAATGCGAGCAAGATTCGCATCAGACAGGGTGACAAAGTCATTCTGGAAATTCCGGTTACTTTAGGCAGCGCCGGCGTGATCTTATTGCCGCAGTTGGCTGCCATCGGCGCAATTGCCGCGCTCTTTGCGCAGGTGACCATTGAAGTGGAACGTCCAAAGAAAAATGCCGAACCCTGCGCCGATCAAAAATGTGCGGAAAAGGTGACGGAAGCGAAAATGAACGGCGTGCCGGAGGAAGAGTCCTGCACAAGTGACTGCAAAGAAGAAGCGGTTTCTCCCGAAGCGAAGAAGCCTGAATAG
- the recO gene encoding DNA repair protein RecO translates to MGSYTTQAIVLNSRSFGEADRILTLLTYERGKVRAVARGARRPRNRLAAVIQPISHVEVQITEGNQLDTLNQGQLINTYRFLKEDLDKLSYATYLAELFEKATEGASELRDYFILMLTALEIVQNFENLKLTRFFIEAKLIVLQGYAPSLSNCSHCNRDLKKTDPGQPLIYAPEGGVLYCPQCFPGGLSVNLSMREIRFWQELMKQDPRWLIAQQPDPALLAAVGRALAATLVSIFGALPKSASFLQTLSEL, encoded by the coding sequence ATGGGCAGTTATACAACACAGGCAATTGTTCTGAATTCCAGGTCATTTGGTGAAGCGGATCGTATTCTGACTCTGCTTACCTATGAAAGAGGAAAAGTGCGGGCGGTAGCCCGCGGTGCCCGCAGACCCCGCAATCGTCTGGCGGCGGTGATCCAGCCGATCAGCCATGTCGAAGTGCAGATTACAGAAGGCAATCAACTGGATACCCTGAATCAGGGGCAGTTAATCAATACCTATCGATTTTTAAAAGAGGATTTGGATAAACTTTCTTATGCGACCTATCTGGCGGAACTCTTTGAAAAAGCAACGGAAGGCGCCAGCGAGCTGCGTGACTATTTTATTTTAATGCTGACCGCTTTGGAAATTGTCCAGAACTTTGAAAACTTAAAGCTGACTCGTTTTTTTATTGAGGCGAAGCTTATTGTTTTGCAGGGATATGCTCCTTCTTTGTCGAACTGTTCTCATTGTAATCGCGACCTAAAAAAGACGGATCCGGGACAGCCGCTGATCTATGCGCCGGAGGGCGGCGTTCTTTACTGCCCGCAATGCTTCCCGGGCGGCCTTTCCGTCAATCTGTCCATGCGGGAAATCCGCTTTTGGCAGGAATTGATGAAACAGGATCCCCGCTGGCTGATCGCACAGCAGCCTGACCCGGCGCTGTTGGCAGCGGTCGGCAGAGCACTTGCCGCCACTCTGGTTTCGATTTTCGGCGCATTACCCAAATCCGCATCCTTCTTGCAGACCTTGTCCGAATTATAA
- the era gene encoding GTPase Era: protein MSKMKQESEYRSGFVSLIGRPNVGKSTLMNNLMGEKLSIVSDKPQTTRNRIRCILSTEAGQVVFLDTPGIHKPQHRLGERMNQYATDTLSEVDLILYVAEASSPTPGAGDQRIRQLLADSKTPIILVLNKIDLAAPEDDIAQMLRAYGKGLPVIRSFALSALQEEQTEALTEAIFAALPVGPQYYPEDMIIDQPERFLAAEIIREKALLLTRDEVPHAIAVEIDSMKEKDEMVVIEANIFVERESQKGIIIGAKGEMLKQIGTLARKDLEALLGCKVYLTLWAKARKDWRDNEASLKQFGYTKR, encoded by the coding sequence ATGAGCAAAATGAAGCAAGAATCAGAATACCGGTCCGGTTTTGTCAGTTTGATCGGACGCCCCAATGTTGGCAAATCAACGCTGATGAATAATTTAATGGGTGAGAAATTATCCATTGTCTCAGACAAACCGCAAACGACGCGCAACCGAATCCGGTGTATCCTGTCAACAGAAGCGGGTCAGGTTGTGTTTTTGGATACGCCGGGGATTCATAAGCCGCAGCACCGCCTGGGGGAACGCATGAATCAATATGCCACAGATACCCTTTCGGAAGTGGATTTGATCCTCTATGTAGCGGAAGCCAGCAGCCCCACGCCGGGAGCCGGAGATCAGCGGATCCGGCAATTGCTGGCGGACAGCAAGACCCCGATCATTTTGGTGCTGAATAAAATCGACCTGGCTGCTCCGGAAGATGATATTGCGCAAATGCTGCGGGCCTATGGCAAAGGGTTGCCGGTTATTCGCTCTTTTGCTTTATCGGCTTTACAAGAAGAACAAACAGAGGCTTTGACGGAAGCAATTTTTGCGGCTTTGCCGGTCGGTCCGCAGTATTATCCCGAGGATATGATCATCGATCAGCCGGAGCGGTTTTTGGCGGCGGAGATCATCCGGGAAAAGGCGCTGCTGTTAACCAGAGATGAAGTTCCGCACGCGATCGCCGTGGAAATAGACAGTATGAAAGAAAAAGATGAGATGGTAGTGATCGAAGCCAACATTTTCGTGGAACGGGAGTCGCAGAAAGGGATTATCATCGGCGCCAAAGGGGAGATGCTGAAACAAATCGGCACTTTGGCCAGAAAGGATTTGGAAGCGCTGCTGGGCTGCAAAGTCTACTTAACCCTCTGGGCGAAGGCACGCAAAGACTGGCGAGACAATGAGGCTTCTTTAAAGCAATTTGGTTATACGAAGCGATAG
- the ybeY gene encoding rRNA maturation RNase YbeY, producing MIYIENQQEEIVIADSMFDLLKKTLEAGLKNEAVTEEVELSLILVDKAEIQALNAEYRGLQQPTDVLSFAAEEGSDEFVLPEELPFRLLGDIVIAAAVAAEQAESYGHSFEREMAFLALHGLLHLLGYEHGHAENDADLAEMVQRQETVLHQLGLERNASD from the coding sequence ATGATCTATATCGAAAACCAACAGGAAGAAATCGTCATTGCGGATAGCATGTTCGACCTGCTGAAAAAAACATTGGAAGCCGGTTTAAAAAATGAAGCGGTGACAGAAGAAGTGGAATTATCATTGATCCTGGTTGACAAAGCGGAAATTCAAGCGCTGAACGCCGAATACCGCGGCTTGCAGCAGCCGACCGATGTTTTATCCTTTGCTGCCGAAGAAGGATCCGATGAGTTTGTTTTACCCGAAGAGCTGCCTTTCCGTCTGCTGGGAGATATTGTGATCGCAGCGGCTGTCGCAGCGGAGCAAGCCGAAAGCTATGGACATTCCTTTGAGCGCGAGATGGCTTTCCTGGCGCTGCATGGTTTGTTGCATCTGTTGGGTTATGAGCATGGTCATGCAGAAAATGATGCCGATCTGGCCGAAATGGTCCAGCGTCAGGAAACGGTTCTGCATCAATTGGGTCTGGAACGCAACGCGAGCGACTAA
- a CDS encoding HDIG domain-containing protein, which yields MKQLANKEELLRWRPDKGSFKMTTKITRAVIVLCSWLAIVLIISPQVLPQAVNLQLGQPSAVDIVAPRTIVDRLSTEALQTEAMAAVPTIWEVNTSVKSSSINRLNAFLQTIRTVNGLPLSENQTRLSLLKERLDAAYVQIPEANLLDLLQMNDSELTEKAQVLLNVISEIYDRGVKEADLSEAKKQGRAKLSELLPSAADLPVWQNLLELSLQVNVVPNLEATRAAQQAAKDQVEAIVILKGQSILRKGQLVDEHQWAILSDLGMLDADIDWLLAAGSAGFVLLLSVIYGIALYLNFRAIFDQTRLLSVIALIMVLTLLLGRAVMQILPSVLIPVPAAVLILAVLFDDRLALLSGIFLSILASLMADMDFTVLVTFLLTSWVTVLGSNRIRQRTELIYIGAWVGAAGFLSIGLTRSLLSGVSLEQIVYALWGAAIGVITGILALGLLPFFEMGFRILTPLKLLELANSNHPLLKRLLMEAPGTYQHSMMVANLAEGAAEAIGADALLVRAGAYFHDVGKIRRPMYFVENQTHWDNPHDGLPPQLSAAILVSHVKEGLELGREYKLPVELMEFIATHQGNMTAGHFYNLAKEQAGDALPPKAEDFSYPGPIPVSKEAAILMLADCCEAAVRSIPDATPEKITEMVRKLVKVRISSGQLNDCALSLHEIDQVENVLISRLISIYHKRIQYKTLPEQLEPTEERQASNPKPDNK from the coding sequence GTGAAACAATTGGCAAATAAAGAAGAATTGCTTCGCTGGCGGCCTGATAAAGGCAGCTTCAAAATGACGACGAAAATCACACGGGCCGTCATTGTGCTGTGCAGCTGGCTGGCGATCGTCCTGATCATCTCACCGCAGGTCCTGCCGCAGGCTGTGAACCTGCAGCTTGGTCAACCCAGCGCCGTGGATATTGTCGCCCCCCGTACAATCGTCGACCGCTTAAGCACAGAAGCGCTGCAAACGGAGGCAATGGCGGCTGTCCCGACCATCTGGGAAGTGAATACTTCCGTGAAATCCAGCAGCATCAACCGCTTGAATGCCTTCCTACAGACGATTCGGACCGTCAACGGTCTGCCGCTTTCCGAAAATCAAACCAGATTGTCTCTGCTGAAAGAACGACTCGATGCTGCTTATGTCCAAATTCCCGAAGCGAACCTACTGGACTTGCTGCAGATGAACGACAGCGAGCTCACGGAAAAAGCGCAGGTTTTACTCAATGTCATTTCTGAAATCTATGACCGCGGTGTGAAAGAAGCCGATCTCAGCGAGGCCAAAAAGCAAGGCAGAGCAAAGTTGTCCGAGCTGCTTCCCTCCGCTGCGGATTTACCGGTTTGGCAGAATCTGCTGGAACTGAGCCTGCAGGTCAATGTGGTGCCGAACCTGGAAGCGACCCGGGCCGCGCAGCAGGCAGCAAAGGATCAAGTGGAAGCAATCGTTATTTTGAAAGGACAAAGCATTCTCCGCAAAGGTCAGTTGGTAGATGAACATCAATGGGCGATTCTTTCTGATTTGGGGATGCTCGATGCGGATATCGACTGGTTGCTGGCAGCCGGCAGCGCCGGTTTTGTTTTGCTGCTGTCTGTTATTTATGGGATTGCGTTGTATTTGAATTTTCGTGCCATCTTTGATCAGACCAGGTTGCTGTCAGTGATCGCTTTGATCATGGTTTTGACGCTCTTGCTGGGCAGGGCGGTGATGCAAATCCTGCCGTCTGTGCTGATCCCGGTACCGGCAGCGGTTTTGATTCTTGCCGTTTTGTTCGATGACCGGTTGGCTCTGCTCAGCGGGATTTTTCTGAGCATACTGGCATCGTTGATGGCAGACATGGATTTTACGGTTTTAGTCACTTTTTTGCTGACCAGTTGGGTTACCGTGCTTGGTTCAAACAGGATCCGTCAGCGTACCGAGCTGATCTATATCGGAGCCTGGGTTGGCGCAGCCGGTTTTCTTTCCATTGGCTTGACGCGCAGCCTGCTCTCCGGCGTGAGCCTGGAGCAAATCGTTTATGCTCTTTGGGGAGCGGCGATCGGTGTGATCACCGGTATTTTAGCTTTGGGTCTGCTGCCGTTCTTCGAGATGGGTTTTCGCATCTTAACCCCGTTAAAGCTGTTGGAGCTGGCCAATTCCAACCATCCTTTGTTAAAACGCTTACTGATGGAAGCACCCGGGACCTATCAGCACAGTATGATGGTAGCGAATTTAGCGGAAGGCGCCGCGGAGGCAATCGGTGCCGACGCGCTGTTGGTGCGGGCCGGCGCTTATTTTCATGACGTTGGTAAAATCCGCCGGCCGATGTATTTTGTGGAGAATCAAACGCATTGGGATAATCCCCATGATGGTCTGCCGCCGCAGCTTTCGGCTGCCATCTTGGTTTCCCATGTCAAAGAAGGGCTGGAATTGGGTCGGGAATATAAACTGCCAGTCGAATTAATGGAGTTTATCGCCACCCATCAGGGCAATATGACGGCCGGACATTTTTATAATCTGGCCAAAGAGCAGGCAGGGGATGCGCTGCCGCCAAAAGCGGAGGATTTTTCCTATCCTGGTCCGATTCCGGTCAGCAAAGAGGCGGCTATTCTGATGCTGGCAGACTGCTGTGAAGCGGCAGTGCGCTCGATCCCCGATGCAACACCGGAAAAAATCACGGAGATGGTGCGGAAATTAGTCAAAGTACGGATCAGCAGCGGGCAACTCAACGACTGCGCCCTGAGTCTGCATGAAATCGATCAGGTTGAAAATGTACTGATCAGCCGTTTGATCAGTATATATCACAAACGCATTCAATATAAAACACTGCCGGAACAATTGGAACCAACAGAAGAGCGTCAAGCGTCAAATCCGAAACCGGATAACAAATAA
- a CDS encoding PhoH family protein, which translates to MALCGYHDEYLKIITETLQIEIFPQGNQLLICGSESKVLQTEALLKQLQTFIRQGIAIGAREVTYGAKKAMTDELSELETLFNDVIFHTLRGKQIRPKTMGQKVYIDTIRKNDIVFGIGPAGTGKTYLAMAAAVAALKDKQVQRLILCRPAVEAGERLGFLPGDLQDKVDPYLRPLYDALYDMVGIENFQRYQEKGIIEVAPLAYMRGRTLDDAFIILDEAQNTTLEQMKMFLTRLGFGSKAVITGDVTQVDLAKGTGSGLILVQDILRDVAGIGFVYLTEQDVVRHRLVQKVIRAFEKYQTSVSTGRVGETIGK; encoded by the coding sequence ATGGCGCTTTGCGGATATCACGATGAGTATTTAAAGATCATAACAGAAACGCTGCAGATCGAGATTTTCCCTCAGGGGAATCAGTTACTGATCTGCGGCAGTGAAAGCAAAGTTTTACAGACAGAAGCTTTGCTCAAACAATTGCAGACTTTTATCCGGCAGGGCATTGCGATTGGCGCCCGGGAAGTGACCTATGGTGCCAAAAAGGCGATGACAGACGAATTGTCCGAATTGGAGACTTTATTCAATGATGTGATTTTTCACACCTTACGCGGCAAACAAATCCGTCCCAAAACAATGGGACAGAAAGTATATATCGATACCATTCGGAAAAACGATATTGTTTTTGGAATCGGCCCGGCCGGAACAGGGAAAACTTATCTCGCGATGGCGGCGGCGGTGGCGGCCTTGAAAGACAAACAGGTGCAGCGGCTGATTCTTTGTCGTCCTGCTGTGGAAGCAGGGGAACGTTTGGGTTTTTTACCGGGCGATTTGCAGGATAAGGTCGACCCTTATCTGCGTCCGCTTTATGATGCGCTGTATGATATGGTCGGGATCGAGAATTTTCAGCGTTATCAGGAAAAAGGCATTATTGAAGTAGCCCCTTTGGCTTATATGCGCGGCCGGACTTTGGATGATGCTTTCATTATCCTGGATGAGGCGCAGAACACAACCCTGGAGCAGATGAAAATGTTTCTGACCAGACTCGGCTTCGGTTCCAAGGCAGTCATTACCGGTGATGTGACGCAGGTTGATCTGGCCAAGGGGACAGGCAGCGGCCTGATTTTAGTGCAGGATATTCTACGGGATGTGGCGGGAATCGGTTTTGTTTACTTAACAGAGCAGGATGTGGTGCGCCATCGTCTGGTGCAGAAGGTCATTCGGGCTTTTGAAAAATATCAAACGAGCGTGTCCACTGGGAGAGTGGGTGAAACAATTGGCAAATAA
- a CDS encoding helix-turn-helix domain-containing protein encodes MKIIERIEKLMQGKQITQAEFSRRIGVPVSRVANWRRKGSTPSADLIPCIAKVLGVDTHYLLTGEQINGKNFTYELTADEADLIDGYRKLNRSWQRVALGEVYELVAETEEEEDFGIDAAQADEAAATAEEAKE; translated from the coding sequence ATGAAAATTATCGAACGTATTGAAAAGCTAATGCAAGGGAAACAAATCACTCAAGCTGAATTCTCTCGCCGAATCGGTGTCCCGGTTTCCCGCGTTGCGAACTGGCGTCGGAAAGGCTCCACACCTTCCGCCGATTTAATCCCCTGTATCGCGAAAGTGCTCGGTGTCGATACGCATTATCTTCTGACCGGCGAGCAAATTAACGGTAAAAATTTTACTTATGAATTGACTGCTGATGAAGCCGACCTGATCGATGGATATCGTAAACTGAACCGCAGCTGGCAGCGAGTCGCCCTGGGCGAGGTCTATGAATTGGTGGCTGAAACGGAAGAGGAAGAAGATTTCGGCATCGATGCGGCTCAGGCGGACGAAGCGGCAGCAACGGCTGAGGAAGCAAAAGAATAA
- a CDS encoding GatB/YqeY domain-containing protein, which produces MTMKERLVSDMKTAMKVQDKAGLAVIRMIRAAILQVEKDELRQLSDDDVYGLVAKEIKQRRDVIAEVIAVRPEYAAGLKSEIDLLTAYLPQQLTEDEIRELVAQAVRQANATGPKDTGKVMAGLMPLVKGKADGKLVSQIVKEELLPK; this is translated from the coding sequence ATGACGATGAAAGAACGGTTGGTTTCCGATATGAAAACAGCCATGAAGGTTCAGGATAAAGCTGGACTTGCCGTCATACGCATGATCCGTGCAGCAATTCTGCAGGTTGAAAAGGATGAGCTCCGTCAACTGTCGGATGATGATGTCTATGGTTTGGTCGCAAAGGAGATCAAGCAACGCCGAGATGTGATTGCTGAAGTCATTGCGGTCAGACCGGAATATGCTGCGGGATTAAAAAGTGAAATTGATCTTCTGACAGCTTATCTTCCGCAGCAATTGACGGAAGATGAAATCAGAGAATTGGTTGCGCAAGCGGTCAGGCAGGCAAATGCAACCGGCCCCAAAGATACCGGAAAGGTAATGGCCGGATTGATGCCTTTGGTAAAGGGAAAGGCTGACGGAAAACTGGTCAGTCAAATAGTAAAAGAGGAGCTTCTTCCAAAATAG
- the rpsU gene encoding 30S ribosomal protein S21, whose protein sequence is MAEIKVGKTETLESALRRFKRQCQRSGILAETRKREHYEKPSVKRKKKAEAARKRKFK, encoded by the coding sequence ATGGCAGAAATTAAAGTGGGTAAAACCGAAACATTAGAAAGCGCACTGCGCCGTTTTAAGCGTCAGTGCCAGCGTTCAGGCATCCTGGCAGAAACCAGAAAGCGGGAACACTATGAAAAGCCCAGTGTGAAAAGAAAAAAGAAAGCTGAAGCTGCGCGCAAACGCAAATTCAAATAG